ttaaatattgattacaGGCTACTGAGCAACCACAGGCTGATTTGGGCTCCACCATCAACGCCTTGGTTTCAGCGACTCCGCCTAACGTGACTTTAACACGTACGGACTATCAACATCAAATATATCACCAAAACAGTAAGTACTGTCTTCTTGTATGTAGttcaaatattaacaacaaataaaggtagaaattttactgtattattaaTGTACGTAATATTACgtaaataagtatgtaattatttacaactatCTTTACAGGTCAAATGGGTCCACATTATGGTACCAATAAAATAACGACATCGCAACAGAATCCAATGTTGAGTCGACAGCTCAGTGTAAGTATTATTTAGTTGATTTATAATCAGTTTGAACAAATCAAGGCAACCaataattttgtacattttatggTTTTGAATATATTTGGAAGATATTAATGTAGTGTGTTGCGTGTGCAGGTGGCTGGATCAGGCGGGTATTCTCGCGGCGGCGGTGCGGGCGGGCACTCGGCGGCCGCGCTGCACACGCCCATGACGCCGGCGCCGCCGCCCTCCACGCCGCAGCCCTACCACCGGCCGCCGCACcagccgcacgcgccgcacgcgcctCACGCGCCGCACCAGCCGCACGCGCCGCATGCGCCGCACGCACCGCTCGCGCCGCGCCCGCATCTAGGTAACGCAACCATGTCATAGCGTCAAACCTTATCGCTGAGGATTTATTTCATCTGACATTACCGTAACGGTGtcgtaaaatttttgtcacgcATATACTCggtcaatattttgaaaatatttacgacTTACGGCATAGAATTTAGCTcccaatattttatataatactaacGTTTGCTTAATAAACTTTACGCGGTATTTACATttccttataataattatatcatttacTTATAAGGGTGGTCTTGTGGTTTTAGATTAGTTGTTTTAAGCGTAGTTTTGCTTATaacgtataaaataaacaggtatttacattattaattaaggaaaaataataatcaaacataAATTTTTCAATAGTTATAATATGCTTCAAAAAGAAATATGGTAGATATAGTTTAGAACATTGAAAATGAGTTTAGTTTGATTCAgcatgttaaaataaaaaacatcgcaTGTCCCGTAGAGTTTAGTTATAGAAAGTCCCGTCAAAAGCGGGATAACTTCTCTTAAATTCTAGACGAAAGTAACCTATTTGCATGTCTATGGCTTAACTATCTGGTATCtatgaaaatcttttgaatgCAAGTCGGTAGTTATGATGCGATGAAATAGATTTTTTCGGTCGCATAATCTCCATTTCGAGATACAAATCGTCGTAAGGTGCAACTACGGTAATCATTTGGTATACGGTTATCGTTTCGCCGACAACGCTTTTTCGCTAAGCGTTGTATCATCCTGGCATCTTCGACCCACTTACTCCCTGATTTCGCGAAAAAAGGGAGCAGGCGCATCGAATTAGGTAGGTCGGTCAGCTATTACGGCGCCGTGCCCGCTGTCCGTAGTACTTAACTCGGCGTGTGTGGCAGTGGGAGGCTACTACGAGGaaggcggcgcgggcgcggccggtTACTGCGGCGACTACGCGCGCTGCACGCCGCTGGCGCCGCACGTGCCGCACGCGcagcacgcgccgcacgcgtcccacgcgccgcacgcgcctCACCCGCCCCTCGACCATCAGCACGCATGTGAGTATGTCGGACGCCCACTGCCGCCGACTGCCACTCGCAGAGTGCGAACCACTTACCCAGAAACACTTCTACAACTTTTAGGAGGCAGACAAAGTACCAATTTCACCTTGTATcgaaatatttgatttaaatgtcAATTGTGGTACGAGTGAGGTAAGGCGATCGAGTAGAGCTCAGTTCaaacttttaacaataattatttcttcCGATACCTATCGCTCtgcatgaataataataaacttttgcaTTCTGCGCTTAAACATCCTTTCGCTTTCCTGATATGATTTATATGAATGAATCTGCatttaaattagatttgatCCGGGAACAGTTGTTTCTTTTACTATACTGGAGGTCGAGTAAAGGTAACAAAGTAGTGAGGCTCGCCGTGGCCGCGGGCCGGGCGCGGGTTGTAGCACGCACGGTGTTGCAGGCGCgggcagcggcgcgggcgcggccggcaCCTCCGAGTACGTGCGCAACGAGCTGCGCGCGGTCGTGGGCGCGCGCTCCGCCCGCCCCGACCTGCACCCGCTGCAGCCGCCCGACATGGACTCGCTCATGAGCTTCGACATGACCCCACCCGGTACGTTGCTACTACTCTGACAACACCAGCTCTATACTTAGAATGGACTGTTCAGATGTTGTCTCATACTGCCGATATTACTCGAGTTATGTTttgactaatttaaaaaaatattttaaccgcatttaacttgttaatatttgtatgttcTATATAAGTAAATGTGTAAAGTAATGATAGTTTTACAAAGTGagtgatataattttaattcttacaGATTGTAATTATGATTTACTTAAATAACCGAAGATAAAGTGCTACCTAgccagttttaatttttaattcaaaattaaaataaatttatatggaTACTGCTGTGGAGGTGGTTCCCACTGTGATCGCGAATTGTTacctttttcaaaacaatttggAGAAAGTACCTCTAGGTAGTATTTATGTAgcactatttttatatcatgtcAGTTATAAGGACTAGCCATGCAACAATCACCGATACAAGgatacacattatatttttttatcaccatGTGATCGATATAtttcgaaattaattaatttgtctgtGTCATAGCATCGTATGTTATACTAATGtcgttcagttgtttttgtattttgaaatagtaGGTCTTCAATAGAGATTCAAGGTGATACAAAATtgcgatttaaaatatttattctgctGTAGTTTGGACAGTACTTAGAAATCCTCCTAGACAACAgtgtatgtatttgtatttattagcTAGGTGTATTTGTTTCATCTGAATCAGATTAATGTGATCTAGTTATATCTCAAGATATAACAAGAATATCTTCACAAAATCTCAGGATAAATCATATTGGCTAACGTTATAAGAGACCATTAACTGTCTGAATATATTCGGGAATGTGAACAACAATATTTTGGGACATAAAGAAACAATGCTCGTCGAGCGTGTTTTCTTAACATTGTCAGTGTAGGGATAACCACTGCCAATGTATACGTGTGTACGTACGTAGGTGGCGGCAGTGTGGTGGGGGGCCGAGCGTCCTCGGCGTCGACAAATTCGTGGGAATCGCAACAGAGCACCCCGGTAAGCTTGGGACGCGATCAGCGAATACAAAATATCATCTAGTCACTTCACTTCCTTATcggttttcattattttgtagacctacttataattattacgtCTGCTCTGCTGCGTGTGTTGTCGATTCGATCATCTTGATACTAGAGCTGATTTAAGGAAATGTACCAAAGTTAGCTAAATGAAGATGTCTTAACCTAATCCTTATTATATCTCCAATAACcaagtgaaatgaaataatttaaataaatttaatttaaatttccaaagtctaaaaagcttaaaattgGTACATTCCTGAATTTTGATAAGCTTTTGTGATGTGATGTctaataatttgtttcttatCCTAGAGAAaactatttaatacaaaagtaacgcaaataatgattttttagaaattaaaaaatatataacttacaatattataatgtcaACGGCTTTTAGGATTTAACTTCCAAAATACTTTTCAGCTTATTTTGAACAGTGGGAGAATTTGGCATGCACAGACAATAAAGTGTGGTGGAGGTTTTGTGACGTtgtagtaataaaacaaaaataaattattgcaatagttttgcttCTTGTTCGCTTATGAAATGTTAGAAAATTGCGTTTTAATTCAGTTTTCGTAGATATACAACAGACGATTGCATGGCGGTACTGTAGGACTGGTAAACCGGATTATTCTATTAGAAACTTAATACACGAGTAGCGATCAAGGTTGATCTATCATAGgtagtttaatattaataatacataatatttaatcaattttttcTCTTTgcgttttcaataaaaaacaaaccaaaaaatgcttaaaactgATACATACGTTTGTGCAGCACATTtttaggaataaaaataatgaaacacttttttatccGTATTGTTAACACTCTTCAAAACTATGTTCTTATGTTGCCTGAATGTAGTCTAATTGTCATTGGGACAATATTTTGATCGATCCTCGTGTATcgtaaatacattattttgcttaaaatgCTATAGTAAAAACACTTTCgatttaaacgtttttttcaGGCATTAACTATATTTTCTCTGATTAGATTTTCTTATTACTCATAttcaacaatttaatgaaatatttttatgtattatgtcAATGCAATCAGAAGTCAGTAGTAAACGGAAATATCTTCTGTTTTATTGATAACTtgatgagaataaataaatacaattggTGGTTTCATCATTgcatatctaaataaaaatctccaAACGTCGACTACCTGCGTAACGTCCGTTAttatatttggaaatataaatattacggaTGTACACCGCACAGTATAGTCTCCTCCCAGGCATTTGACTGATGTGTTTGCACTCTGTTGTGGATAGGCGCACCAGGTCGGTAGCGTTGTGTGGAGTGGTAGTGACCTGTCCGTTTGGTTTCGCGCAGAGTACTACGGAGGCGGGCTcggcggaggcggcggcgggcggtgatgaggcgcgcgcggcggcgggcgcggggcaGGAGGCGAAGGCGTCGCTGCTGCAGAAGCTGCTGTCGCAGTAGCTGGCCTGCCCGCGCCTCTCTCTCGCTGAACtttgcatttattaatttctcgCTTCATCGGATGGACGTTTACCGAAGATTCTTAGATTCCAGCGTAACGAACGTCGTCGTTCCGAGTTACGATCTACGTGGTACCTCTGCGGCTGTAAATCTCACTCCCGTGAGAATAATATAGTACATACGCGTATTTATAGACACCTTTAATGTAGTCTAGTAGTGCTAGTGATGTTTTCGAGTTGTATAAATCGTTTCGTTAATGACATATTACTTCTAAGTTCTTTGAGAAactagattttataaatatgtatgtaactaTGCTCTAATTTTAACGAAAAAACGAATCGATGCGAATTTCGTAGCTTCCTgtgatggaaaaaaaaatagtgatttaaaattattttattgattcgtACGCCCAGTACACATACACAATGTACAATAGAAATATACTGCGTGCAATATTCTGCCGTCCTAAGAAAGAAGGGCACaactaacatttttatctaaatcgaGTTAAATACATATTCGGAATCAGGAAAAAAAGGCCTATCTGCctaattttttgtatatttctaacaataaaacaaacagagaTAGCATAAGCATAAAGGGCACAACTGTaccattttttaagattttgtaaaGAGAAAGGTCACATTGTGATATATGTCTCCTACTTCACATTTatgtctttaatatatttagttgaAAAGGCATAATTGGCGCACATTAAATATGAAGGGCTTATGTGGCAattgtgctatttttttaaaccaacaccTTAGCAAGAAGTGTAGAAAGAAAGTCACAACTGGCGATTGTGTCTTTACTATTTAACCTactccttaatattttgtataaaaataggcACACTGGCAGTTATGCCTTTACTACTTACCCtacttcttaatattttgtaaaaaaatagacacacTGGCAGTTATGCCTTTACTACTTACCCtacttcttaatattttgtaaaaaaatagacacacTGGCAGTTATGCCTTTACTACTTACCCtacttcttaatattttgtaaaaaaatagacacacTGGCAGTTATGCCTTTACTACTTACCCtacttcttaatattttgtaaaaaaatagacacacTGGCAGTTATGCCTTTACTACTTACCCTactccttaatattttgtaaaaaaaatagacacactGGCAGTTATGCCTTTACTACTTAACATCTCTACAGAGAAATGAGGTGAGGGGAGCGAGGTATGAGTGAGCTTACGCCAGTTGTGCCCGGCGTGTCGAGACGAATCCACGCGAGTCAGTGCCGCGCTCTggtaagattatttttgttacgtatTTCTATCGCCCATTCTATAATATAAAGTCTATCAAcctagtaatttaaataacttcatattttctttgtttaattaatcttaGAAGGGTTAGTATAATAATAGCGAAATACAAATGTCGAagctgcgccgccgcgccggaGGGTCGCGTGCGCGATAGTCAAAAAACGACCGTTATTTCTGCTTATTATTGTGTGGGTAGATGTCGTTAACTAAACGCTATTAGTTCACGACATCTACCCACAGTTTAAATTTCACCCAGACCCAAACCCAGACGTCTGGGTTTTTTGATACAGGGTGTAGTTTTAGATATACTGGgtgtaaaaaagttaaaagggataattataagttttaaaccGCTATCgcaatgtttgtgtattttagtttttttagcaACGTAGCCATAATAAAGAAATTGAATTGATTCTTTTTGGGGAAGCTGGGGATATGTCTGTTATGCAGATAGCGTCGCTTTGCGGAAGTTAgcatgtaataaataatctttatttattttcagcaaTATGTCATCAAGAAGCGCAAGATTAATCAATGCTGCTTTACGCAAAACAGACTGTGATGAACAGATCTTAGATGAACCTGTTCCATCCACAAGTGGGATACAAAACTATCGAGATCAAGCAGCAAGTGAGGAAGATTGTCATGATTTTGATTCTGATGATTCTGTAATCGATAAAGATTACAAATTACCTGAAAAACCGAACCGAAACATTAGTAGCAGTGACTCAGAAAACGACATTATACCGTGTTCACAAATAATTCGGCACACAACGATTGAAGCATCACCGGAAGAATCATCAGACCCAGAAACAAACGAAGAACAAATAacgaaaaaaggcaatataAGGAAGCGGAAAACATATAACATTAGCTTAAAAGAGCGAAAGAGAATAAAGAATGAAGAAAGAATAGgcactaaatattttgtaaaacctGGTTGTCGTGAAAACATCTGCAAAAAAAAGTGCTCAGAGCGTTTTCCAGATGAGATTCGCaaaaaaattaatgtcaattttTGGAAATTGTCATGGACGGAacagaaatacttttttatatgtCATACCAGCACAAAAAAACCAGATAGACCTAAAACAGAGAAAACGATGTCAATGAAG
This DNA window, taken from Trichoplusia ni isolate ovarian cell line Hi5 chromosome 23 unlocalized genomic scaffold, tn1 tig00001499_group22, whole genome shotgun sequence, encodes the following:
- the LOC113506693 gene encoding homeobox protein engrailed-1-like, producing MLVSPEATEQPQADLGSTINALVSATPPNVTLTRTDYQHQIYHQNSQMGPHYGTNKITTSQQNPMLSRQLSVAGSGGYSRGGGAGGHSAAALHTPMTPAPPPSTPQPYHRPPHQPHAPHAPHAPHQPHAPHAPHAPLAPRPHLVGGYYEEGGAGAAGYCGDYARCTPLAPHVPHAQHAPHASHAPHAPHPPLDHQHACAGSGAGAAGTSEYVRNELRAVVGARSARPDLHPLQPPDMDSLMSFDMTPPGGGSVVGGRASSASTNSWESQQSTPSTTEAGSAEAAAGGDEARAAAGAGQEAKASLLQKLLSQ